A genome region from Archaeoglobus fulgidus DSM 4304 includes the following:
- a CDS encoding AMP-binding protein has translation MGFIWHPPKELVEESNVKAFMDAEGFSDYKQMVEKSTDDIEWWWSKAVEWLNVEWFKPYEKVYDMSKGIEWTDWFVNGRVNAAYNALDRHRKKRNKLAFIWQGEDGEVRRYTYLELYREVNRLANALKAFGVGKGDVVALYLPMFPETVVTLFAAMKIGAIAMPIFSGYSSAAIQTRLADSDAKVVVTADASYRRGRAVPLKPELDKALEGTKVEKVVVVNRADTEVEMKEDRDVYWDEVKESSRCETVEMDPNDAALLLYTSGTTGKPKGVVLSHAGVILQSSKEIFFNMDLKPEDVFLWITDIGWMMGPWQIIGCQHLGGTHVLFEGAPDYPNTDRIWAMIEEFEITQLGGSATVYRLLKRYGDEAVKQHDLSSLKATGNTGEPIDHDTWMWLLKVVGEERCPIINLSGGTEIFGCFLLPSPAMPLKPTTLGYPGLGMDVDVFDDAGNSVRQQIGYLVCKKPAPSMTRGFWKDPERYIKTYWSRWKGVWYHGDWAYVDEDGFWFLFGRADDVIKVAGKRMGPAEIETIVNSIPAVQESACIGVPHELKGEVVWVFVTLKPGYEPSEELEKEIVDKIVKEFGKPFKPDRVVFVPDLPRTRSGKIMRRLIKAVVAKQELGDTSALENPDSLEKIKEVLG, from the coding sequence ATGGGCTTTATCTGGCATCCGCCAAAAGAATTGGTTGAGGAGTCCAACGTCAAGGCCTTCATGGATGCTGAGGGCTTTTCCGACTACAAGCAGATGGTTGAGAAGTCCACTGACGACATAGAGTGGTGGTGGAGCAAGGCTGTTGAGTGGCTCAATGTGGAGTGGTTCAAGCCCTACGAGAAGGTCTACGACATGTCGAAGGGCATAGAGTGGACTGACTGGTTCGTGAACGGCAGAGTAAACGCCGCTTACAACGCCTTGGACAGGCACAGAAAGAAGAGGAACAAGTTAGCGTTCATCTGGCAGGGAGAGGATGGAGAAGTGAGGAGATACACCTACCTCGAGCTTTACAGGGAAGTGAACAGGCTCGCCAACGCCCTCAAGGCCTTTGGAGTTGGGAAGGGGGACGTTGTGGCCCTCTACCTCCCAATGTTTCCTGAAACTGTCGTTACTCTCTTTGCTGCCATGAAGATTGGCGCCATTGCGATGCCGATATTCTCGGGCTATAGCTCTGCAGCCATTCAGACGAGGCTTGCTGATTCAGATGCGAAGGTTGTTGTTACAGCAGATGCAAGCTACAGAAGAGGGAGGGCTGTGCCACTCAAGCCCGAACTCGACAAGGCCCTTGAGGGGACGAAGGTTGAGAAGGTTGTTGTGGTGAACAGGGCGGACACCGAAGTTGAGATGAAGGAGGATAGGGACGTTTACTGGGATGAGGTTAAGGAGAGCAGCAGGTGTGAGACGGTTGAGATGGACCCCAACGATGCTGCTTTGCTGCTCTACACCTCAGGCACAACCGGAAAGCCGAAAGGGGTTGTTTTATCCCATGCGGGAGTGATTTTGCAGAGCAGCAAGGAGATTTTCTTCAACATGGATTTGAAGCCTGAAGACGTTTTTCTTTGGATCACCGACATTGGCTGGATGATGGGGCCTTGGCAGATTATTGGCTGCCAGCATCTCGGCGGGACTCACGTTCTCTTTGAGGGAGCCCCCGACTATCCCAACACCGACAGGATATGGGCGATGATTGAGGAGTTTGAAATTACGCAGCTTGGTGGTTCAGCGACGGTTTACAGATTGCTGAAGAGATACGGAGATGAGGCGGTAAAGCAGCACGACCTGAGCAGTTTAAAGGCTACGGGCAACACCGGAGAGCCGATAGACCACGACACGTGGATGTGGCTGCTGAAGGTCGTTGGCGAGGAGAGGTGCCCGATCATAAACCTCTCAGGAGGAACCGAGATCTTCGGCTGCTTTTTGCTTCCCTCTCCCGCAATGCCCCTCAAGCCGACAACCTTGGGCTATCCCGGATTGGGGATGGACGTGGATGTGTTTGATGACGCTGGAAACTCTGTGAGGCAGCAGATTGGATATCTGGTTTGCAAGAAGCCAGCCCCATCAATGACAAGAGGCTTCTGGAAAGACCCTGAGAGGTACATCAAGACCTACTGGAGCAGGTGGAAGGGAGTCTGGTACCACGGAGACTGGGCTTATGTTGACGAGGATGGTTTCTGGTTCCTCTTCGGCAGGGCCGATGACGTCATAAAGGTTGCAGGAAAGAGAATGGGACCTGCAGAGATTGAGACCATCGTGAACTCCATTCCTGCTGTCCAGGAGTCCGCATGCATTGGAGTTCCGCATGAGCTTAAGGGAGAGGTTGTTTGGGTTTTTGTGACTCTAAAGCCCGGCTATGAGCCGAGTGAGGAGCTGGAGAAGGAAATCGTTGACAAAATTGTGAAGGAGTTCGGAAAGCCCTTCAAGCCGGACAGGGTTGTGTTTGTCCCCGATCTGCCGAGAACGAGGAGCGGGAAGATTATGAGGAGGCTGATAAAGGCTGTTGTTGCCAAGCAGGAGCTTGGCGACACCTCAGCTCTGGAAAATCCGGACTCGCTGGAGAAGATAAAGGAGGTTTTGGGGTGA